The Elaeis guineensis isolate ETL-2024a chromosome 3, EG11, whole genome shotgun sequence region CTCCGAGGCTATTGGGGCAAACAAAACCTCGAATCTTTCAAAGGTATTTGCTTCCTTCCCGTCCTTGTTTCCAACTCAGTAAGAAATGTAAATCAGGTGctgaaagataaatttatttgtaGAAAACTGGATCTGATGGAGGCAATCGATTGAAGAGTATGAAAACACAGAAGGATCGAGGTGGTCAGAATGGTGCCCCTGTAGAATCACGAAACAAAAAACCTAGCCTTTCGCAGAGCCTTTCATTCCCTGCCAAAGGTACTCTTGCCGGCAGTCTGAGGAAGAGTACCACTTCTGTGAAGCAGGGGAAAGCAGATGTAAAAGGTTTGGGCTCAAATGGCTCCAAAGTTTGACCCTCAATTACCGATTCTTTGctttcatctttctttcattTGATATGTTCTTGCAGTCGACCTTCTTGTGTGCTTAATTTTGTGGGATGAAATGCAGGTGAGGTTCCTGCCAAGCAGTCTGACTTCACTGCTGCATGCAATACTCAGCAATCATTGGTGAGTCTCTGAATGCAGGCTGGCAAACCGCTTTTTGTTAAAGAAATACTTCAGAATCTGCATAAATGTTGCATTTGGCTCATGGCATCCTCCTGTTTTACTAATCCTTTACAATTCTTGCTTGAAACTAGAAAGTAAAGTCTGGCTCGGTGGACGCAACCATCAACGGTACTTCTTCCGAAGCTGCGAAGTAAGTTCTTGTTTATGAAGCAGGCTTTACTAGTGGTTTTCTTCAGTTGTTTCTCTCCTAATGCTTATGAAGTCCTCTTCACTATCTATGTTATTGCTATAAAAGTAATGAAGTTTGTAGAGATCATTAAATGTTCGATAACTTTTGTATGGGGCCGTGGTGTTCAGCATATGTATTAGATTTGCATGAGAAGAtggtaataataaatatttaacaGGTATGATGTCAGTCAAAGTCCAAAGCATGACATATACACACGGATATCAAGTACTAAAAGCATAATACCACCAGTGCAGGGCATCCATCATACTTTTCAATCTTTATAGTTGGCCATCCCAGTTCCCTTCTATACTTGAATGACTGTCTCACTTGATCAAACTGGTTTGACAGGTCACATGATGGAAATACAAGGCCCTCGAGACACTCCTTACCagcaaaaaatgatgatgatgccCACTCCACTGCCTCGTAGTGTTTAATGCTTGCTTGTCCATTCATTTCTCAATTCAGACTTTCTCTATATATGTTCTAGAATTTGGTCGTTAGGCTTACGATTTTTCTTATCCAGAAGTACCACCACTCCCCGTGCAACAGCCCAACGAAAGAGCACTAGTTCTGGTTTTAACTTCAGGTTGGACGAGCGTGCCGAGAAACGCAAGGAGGTCGGTCAATAGATTGAATTCTTGCTTCTTTGTGGTATGTTATCTCTTACTTAGCAGCTGGAGATTTGATAGATATTGGTTTCTCAGTTTTTCTTGAAGTTAGAGGAGAAGATCCAGCAGAAGGAATTGGAAAAGACTAATTTGCAGGCAAAAACTAAGGTAATGTGTTCATATAAACATTGAAGCTTTTCTTGTTTGTTCTTGAAAGCTTTTCCGCATGTAACTATGAGCTAAGTTCTCTAGAAAATATTATAATACAGGAAAGCCAGGAGGCTGAGATCAGACAGCTGAGGAAGAGCTTGACTTTTAAAGCCACACCAATGCCAAGCTTTTATCAAGAACCTGGCCCTCCAAAAGTTGAATTAAAGAAGGTAGTGTCATAGTCATTCCCCTTTATATTTCCATTGTGCATGCATGACTAGGTGCATTTCACCATCTACAACTTAAATTTGATATGTGGGAACACCATAATGTTGTATAAATGATGCTTAAAAACAACACCAAGTGAACTATGTTGTTGCTTTTCTTTTTATATTGCACTTTGAAGTAAATCTGGGGCTTTCTCATATTTGTGCAGCCAAACATAATTTGGTAGATGCCTTCTATTCTTGTTTAAGATTAAGAGTTAGGTGGATGCCTTTTCATCTTTCTTAAAATTGATGAAACAAGTCAAATCAGTCCACCTCTGTTGCATCAGATATGTTTTTAACTCTGCATAGCATTTGAAAGAATAAGTGATATATGGGTGCTTTGATAGTATGATATTCTGGGGTGACTGGTAGTGCTGATTGATGTGCTATTTCTAGTGCTTATATTCAAACCAATGACTTAGTACTCTTGAACCATGATGAAAATTTGTAGTTTTAAACAGAATAAAGGATAGGGCTCTTGGTTAGGAGTCAGATTGATTTATCGCTAAAAACATACTTGAATGTTGGTCTAAAAGGTATGCTTTCTATGGCTTCaaaacatattgatgtaaaatgtaTAGCATTACTAAATGATTTGGTGAGTTTCTGGACCAGGGCTACCTCAATTGCCAGTCGCATAATCATTTTGCAAAATTATGTTTCAAAGGATCTGCAATACAATTTGATATTATACGAAAGAAGGagaataatgataaaatttaacTTTCTTTCAATGGATAAATTTTGGGGCATGCTTTTGTTATGGAGAGTTTGTTGTGCTTACATTATGGAACTAAGTTGTGAGAAAGCTGCTGAGAACAGGATTCTAGAATAGTAGGAGATAATCTGCGGGTGGGAGATAAGTCAGAGGTCCAACCAGGGAAAACATTCGAAGTGGGAGAGTATCGTTTCTAAAATATctcagatggtaagtaatttggAAGCAAAACATGTTAGTCCTATATATCTCAGTGGTTGTATAAACCTCAAATTTTCACATGtattatttatcattttttacTGATCAAAGGATTTAGTTTTTGTCGCTTAAATTTTGTCATGATGTTGTATTCAACAACCAAAAATCCTaaccaaaattagatttttttttcccccaaaATGTATTGTCTAATCCTACCTCTATCATATTGGGTTCATTAGTTggcattgaattttgaattacgaACCTGAGTCTGCACCAAGTGAACCAGCAAACTAGGAAACTTAGCGCTTGATAGATATGCTAATGCAGACTGACAACTCTTATTCATATGTTATTACTAGTGAGTGTCTTTGAGAAGTTCAGGTTTTGAACCATGATGTCAAAATTTGTAAAGTTAAACGAGAGAGTAGATAGGACTTTTTGGCAGAAGTTGGACGGATATTTGATTAAGGTTAATATAAATACTGATTGAAAGATATGCAGTCTATGGCTGCGAACATGTTGGCATCCGAAAAGATGTGGcataatatatattctcaagctTATTCATCTCCAATTTAGGCCTTGTATATCTTGGTTCAATATGGTGTAACATGTGGACTCTAAAGCGAATCATTTGACCAAGTTTAGCATTTGGAGTTAAGTTAACGTGAACACTCATAACTTCCTAAATTTAACAGTTTGAGGGGTACTTATGTTTGACAACCATTGAAATTTTAAGTTTTCTAAGTTTGGGCATGTTATTGAGGAGATGGAGTTACTTGGACAAAACTTATAGGCAAATAGGAAATCTCATGAGTGCCATTTTATATATTCTGGGTTACAACTTGCCCTTTATATTTCACCTAGCTTCTGCAACTCAGTATTCACGCATTCAGCACTACGTGATTTGGACATATTTTGATCAGAAAACTTGTTGAACTTGGAGTCAGAAAATATGTTCAATTGTTTTCTAAGGTTTCCAAGGTTTGTTCTGCTGTCCGCTCTGATTGCAATGTTTGATGTGTAACACGATTCTTCGTCTCCATGATTTGCAAGACTTGATGTCGAGACATCTTTTCATATGATGATCAGCCAGTTTGATTGTATGTATGAGCACTAGGTAGGATCGTCAGCAATATAGTTGGTTTATCAGCCAGTTTGATTGTATGTATGAGCACTAGGTAGGATCGTCAGCAATATAGTTGGTTCAATAAACATGTTGAAATATCTAATTTTGTTTTCTCTTGTTGTCCCTATTTAATTTCATGTAAGGAGTGCAGCCACTCTCTCCCCACTCCCCTCCACCATCTTCAGCTTGTATATAGCTTCTGATAACCTTGCGTTGTTCAATGTTCCTACCGTGATCATTACTCTTCAGCCATCATCCCTAACCTTGATGTCCAAGTCGTCACCGCTTTCATCACCACTCTTCTATCATCTTTTGTATAAGTACCCCCTTTGACAGCCAACCGCTCTCTTGTTGTTGCTACCCTCCTTCTGTaagtgatgatgatgatgatactgaatgtGGGTGAGATGTAATGTATTACTTGCGATTAGTTTGGAAGCATTGTAAATGAAGAAAGTCCTAGCAGCGTCTTGCTTAACAAATACAAATGCATCATATCCATCCTCAAGGTTGTTTTGCCCAGCGTATCCTTGGCCAAAAATTGGGTGCCAATTCATAATGGGATGATGTCAGGTTGAGAGCTGCTCACACTGGCTTTCTAAATTCCAGTGGTGTATACCTCGATCCATAATATAGACTTCATATAGTTGTTAAGATTTGCTGTTTATAGTTGTATTTTGAAAATGATGGTTTGTGAGAGTGCTGCATGCTTTTCATAATATATCCTTAGATATAACAACTCCAGAGCCATATTGAACCAGTCTTTTTAAGAAACCCCTGATTTCAAATCATTGAATTGAGAACCTTTCAGCTTTAGTAGGATGAGGTTTGTAGAATACTTTTTATCTCTTTAGAGAGCTGGTTGATGAAATCCATAAATGGCATGGCTGATAAAATCATGGAACATGAATATTGGTTTGAAAATTGAAACCAAATATTCATAATAGTCACAAACATTGTTTCTCTTCTGAATTTACacttcatcatttttttcaatGTTTTGGGTATTTGTTGCCATTTGCTGGTAGCCAAAGCAATTACCTGCTGACACAGCATGTGTGGTGCTGGCATTTGTGGTATTCCATATCAAAGCAAAAAAAAGTATTATTAGCTGTTGTGCCGATGTTTTGGGTGTTGATTGCCGCAGCAGTTGAAATTCGATATTGTCACAGCAACCCTGATGTGTTTCGCAGATTTTTTTTTACTGCTAATGGAGTACACCAATAACCCTGAAGAGGCTCACAGCCAAGTTTTCAGCCCATGAAAGGCTAGAATTTTCTTGATTGCTTGGCACTTCTCAATCCCTTCATCTAGcatttttctttattatattttatttttgttctttAAAATCATGCTGTATGTTGTTCCTTAATTTCTCTTATTAATTATTGCTTTAGTAGTAGGTGCTTGGAGAAGCTTTGTGTCCATAACAATTACATGGACATGTAGCACTTGTTACTGTGTGCTTATATTTTGACACTATGTGCGGACATGTTTAGATAAAGCTGCATTTGTGTTACAAGAACATGATTGTTTTTACTGCTACCAATTGTTTGATCACATAACAGATCCCACCAACACGTGCTAAGTCGCCAAAGCTTGGACGGCACAAGCCATCTGTTGCTGCAACAGACAATCCTTCTGAAGGTTCAAGTCAGAGCTCACACCCCGCTTCTGACACAAGCAAGCCAAAGGAAGGTGCAGCAAACAATAAAGGAGCTTCCACAGCTTTGAAGAAACCGACTCAGAAATCACTTTCGAAGCTGCCGTCTCAGAAATCAACAGCTGTGAAGCCTGAAACCAAACCCCTTGGCACAAAGCCCAAAGTCTCAAACCAAAAGCCCAAAGTTGAGAAACCAAAGGTAGAAGAGAATGATGGCAAATCAACAGAAGTCCCTCCTCCAGAAGCAGACATAGCAGTTGAGTCAGTCTTTCTGGAGAACATGGGTGAAGAAGCTAAAGCTATTCCAGAGGATACAACTGAAGAAGTGAAAACCATTCTGGAGAACACAACAGAGGAAGCTCCAGCTATCCTTAACTTTTCCAATCCTGGAATCTCTCCCAATGAAGTTTCAGTTCAAGGTTGATGAATTGTGCCTCCTGTCCTATATATTTGTTTGTGCACATTTGTGAATAGTGAGGTGTGTGCTTCTTGGAAAGTCTGATGCTGTTTTCAAGTTTATGCATTTAATTGTTTCCTGAGTAGATATTGTTTTGACGGACATAATTCGGTGTAAtgtatattatttgattatttttgtgtTCGAGTCATGTGTATTAGCCTCCGACTCGTTGATGGAAGCTGATAATGATTTTGGATTGGATGTGATTGAGATTATTATATTGCCTAGAAGCCAGGCTTTTCTGTCTATGCTGATTCCGAAAACACAAATCAGGTTGAAGGAACTTTGGCGGACTTTATTGATGAAAATTGAATTAGGTTTACTATGTTGGTAAAGCACTTCTTGTTGGAACCATCCGGGTACAGAATGCCATGGCTCGTTTCGCAGTGTATGGTCTTGGTGCCATGAAGATATGGCTGGTAGGGAACTTCTACAGTCGTCTTAGATTCATGGTTCAGACTCCATGGCACATCCACTGCTTCGCGGTATTAGAACTATTGTGGCTTCGCTTCAGGGCTTCCATGCTGGTCTATATCCCACAAGGGTATTCAGCCTGCTGGAAGTCTGGCCAATGTTGCCACCCTGCTTCCTCCTTCCAGACTGCTAACTTCCGTTCTGATGTTTTTTACTCTGTTTCAGCTGATGCATATCTGATGTCTTTTACTCTGTTTCAGCTGATGCATAAGGGTCATTTTCTACTCAAATTATTGCTATATATGCGATCTCAAGTCTCAAGCCGCCTGCTTGTACCTTCCCTCTCCCCATGCATCGGGGGGTCATGTTTCTTATAACTGCGTATATGCTATTAAAATAGCTGCCATGTAATGACTGTGACCGTTAtgttgcatgcatacatacatggatacatacatgtatacatcATACAAATACTTGAATGTGCAGGTGCTTAAGTATATGattcatagtttttttttttttaatgtatccaTATGCCAATTTAACATCTTATATCAAAGTATTCTTATTCACTTTCTTTTAAAACAACTTTATCATTGACTTCCCATGATCTGCTGTAATATATGGTTATGGTTGTCATACTGGGGTAATGGTGTTATGAAAATCCTTTTTAAATCagtatcattttaattttttgcCGATACCATGCCATCCAGAAGTTATTAATGCATATGCAATTTTAACTCTTCACCAAAAAATCAACAGGTTGCCCAGAAAATGATTTCATTTTGTTCTCGTTATTGAGTATTTCttcctatattttttccggtaATTATTCTTCACCACGAAAAAAATGTCCAACTATCATGTTCTAAAAGGCCAAAATAATGGAAATATCCTAAGCATTTGAAGCGTGAATTTATAGGGCCTGTCCTTTTAAAGATAAAAGATTTAGCTGAGAATTTATATTTTACTAGATaagtattttttagataatatttagataaaaaaataatttatcaatattcttttatatattgaaaaatatttgaGAATCTATTATCcattttcttttgcattattagTTTTCTAGATAAGTTACCAACATCTGTCCATATTCTCCACAATAtcctttattatataaaatattattatatataataatataatatgatatattataatatatgatattatattattataataatataatatgatatagtataatatatgatattatattattatactatattatattatattaatataatgtaatgtaatatattaatatattatattattttattgttatctattattataatatattataatattacattacattatattaatataatataatatatattatattacataaaactattatatataataatatagtataatatattatattagtgtatattactatatatataatatattatataataataatatatataatatattatattattatagtattatataaatattattatgtatcaacatataatataacataatatattgctatattattatattatatatattactatatattaatatataatgatatattttattatattatgttaatatcttatattaatttaagataatatatattattatatatagtagtatatgatattattataatatattataataatatagtacattatattataataatatattataacatattatataaatattatattatgctatgttatattattattatgatatattatattattatattatattattattattataaggttaagggtatattaagaataaataaaaaaaattatttttttgattgattgaaaaataatttagccaTCCTTCAAGTAGGTaagatttttctctatttcatGAGTAAATACTATTcataaaaagttatttatctatcTTGAAAGCATGAGAATATGAGTAAGTTGGTCAATGAAAAAGTTGaccaattttttcatgatatttatccataaaagaatAAGCCTATAAGGCTAATTAGTCTCAAAAGCAAAGGTCACAATAATAATATTGgtgaacgtaggcgatttcattcatgtatttcaaaattttttcaaataaattacaacgaaagataattagattaatcaaattaatctaacatgcatatgatctaatcatcaaatcaacctattttaggatctatgatataattgtagcgaaaatttagtgcaggggcaaaatgataattttaaaactttttcaaaattactattttacagcagaattattaattaatctcattaattaatactaattaaccctacactaggatctaaatatgatacaacagcatgcatttaaatttaaaatttaaatttgaatcagaaaatcttttacagtactgtgttcagaacacatcaccttttgcgggtagtcgatcaccgcaatctgatcaccatcggggggctctgatcgtcacgtcgcagccacacaaatgtctgacctctgcggatcgtccacacaaagctcccgtctgatcagctcctcacgaatgctagttcgtgatttcacccttttgatggcagatgttgatcgaactccttcaatcgatgtgtgccgacttctcggatgctccggatcgtctgcacagttgcttgagatgtTGATGGAtttctccctgaaatttggtggactcacgacactcgtggcacaccaatctcacttcccgatccctaggtagaaaccctagggtacacaccaaaaaccttgcgtccaattttctctcttttctttctttttctctcgaaaggttttggaccttcacttcgcacacaagccttcctcacgccccactttttttctcttaatttttctacgcacgccccacctttctttcatttttaaaactatgtcgaacgtgtcttatccgcgtgagaggataaagacaagaggttacacatttgaattcaaatcaaatttgaattcaaacgaaaaccaacttatccctatccttttggacgtgagaagagaaggggcgtggctctttgtgcgtgaaaaatgtttcacgagaaaccttttctcgtgtaagtaatgtggcgcacaaaatggataaggatgaaggggcaagtgataagttatccattcaaattcaaacatgctttgaatttgaatggctaactaattattttatccatccatatggcgcacaaatgagggcgtggggaagggttttgcgtgagaaaaatttcacgagaagtttcttctcgtgaattcaaatgggtgtaaggaagttgggtgtcgcagggaatttaaaacaagatggtttgattcaaattgagccaacctaatctaaataggttaagcacaattagaatagattaaacctaacataattaggcttaattaggctcaataaaatcctaattaaatcagaaattaactaagcctaatccctgatcaaatcagggactaaaccaccttagcgattaggtcaatatttaacctaatcgggtcaatccaaactgaatccaattcaattggacttgatccaaaaataattactcaatcaaattgagttaattagcgatcaaatcactaattaaacctctcataaatattgagtccaaattcgatgggcaatcaggcatcagagaccatcgatatgaaaccctgatcaaagaattcaaatttcaaattcaaaatttaaaattcaaaattttgaccccggtacccaaaatgtgtgaaactcatgatcagagaatcctaattctcaatcatagagtcccagacagataagactcataatcagccatcagatcagaaaggaacctctaatgtgtgtgaccccgcaggttcgaacctaagccggtagcacaggaaccaattcctgaactaatcgaagtgaccatctagcaatggtacccgacgaccagataggtcgaataatcgcaatcgcaacattcagaacctacgtgaatatggttaccgtataattcatcccttttgacccctatgtttaggacgactcagggttaaactgtcaaccctgatgag contains the following coding sequences:
- the LOC105042421 gene encoding uncharacterized protein codes for the protein MEAGNGVELKLENGALAKAPEADEFSSNVNEKNEVIENGADAVQASGFLVEDPSKEDGLKSSRGGNEGSEAIGANKTSNLSKKTGSDGGNRLKSMKTQKDRGGQNGAPVESRNKKPSLSQSLSFPAKGTLAGSLRKSTTSVKQGKADVKGEVPAKQSDFTAACNTQQSLKVKSGSVDATINGTSSEAAKSHDGNTRPSRHSLPAKNDDDAHSTASSTTTPRATAQRKSTSSGFNFRLDERAEKRKEFFLKLEEKIQQKELEKTNLQAKTKESQEAEIRQLRKSLTFKATPMPSFYQEPGPPKVELKKIPPTRAKSPKLGRHKPSVAATDNPSEGSSQSSHPASDTSKPKEGAANNKGASTALKKPTQKSLSKLPSQKSTAVKPETKPLGTKPKVSNQKPKVEKPKVEENDGKSTEVPPPEADIAVESVFLENMGEEAKAIPEDTTEEVKTILENTTEEAPAILNFSNPGISPNEVSVQG